From Paenibacillus graminis:
CCGCAGCAAACGCGGGACTAAGGGTTATGTTGGTTGTATCTCATGTTTTATCGTGTTTCAAAAAATGAATTGAGGGCGAATATGCGTTTATTTTCCAATGCGAAACTTCTTCTGGTATTCTTTTTATCCTCTTCAAAATCGTTTTTAGTCATTAAATCTAACATGAAACTCAAGGATTGACACACAATATTGCGGATGATAGCATATAACAAATGATTAATGTCATTTTTTATAACTCAAAACTGTGCACAGGCGTATTATTCCTCATCACATGTTACTTTTCCGTTCATATCTCCTTTATTTCAAAACTCTTGTATAAGCTCATTAATCTGGTTTGAGCGTTTCTACAGGCAACCGTAAATTGCCCCAGGCTACAAGAGGCACCGCAGAGCAGATGGATCTTCAAGGCCAGAGTCCGCATGATTATTGTGCGCTCTTCCGTGATGCCGCCCGGCTTCCAGGTGTCTCTTGTGTCCCGGGTTTTTTTGTATATTCAGCCAGGCAAAAAAGTATAGACTAACCAAACTTTTAAGGAGTGAGGACCATGAGCGCATTTTATGCAAGACTCAGCGAATCCATCAGCAAAGCCAAAAATGTGAGAATTTATAAAAATAAGGACACCGCCTATGATTTCAAGCTCTATCCCTTCGGTGAACGGGGCACTTATATCGATCCCGGGCTGATCAGCGAAATTACAGATAGCCTGGCAGAGAGCATCACCGCACAGTTCCCTGCTTTTGATTATATCGTATCTCCGGAGCCGGGTGGACATACCTGGGGCATGCTTGCCGCCTACAAGCTAAGGAAGCCGATGAATATTCTGCGGCTCAGCACCGAATTATACGACAACTATGAAGTTAGCATTAAACGCGAGACGGCGTATAATGAGAACTATATTTATTTTGACGGGTTCACGGCCGGAGACCGGGTGCTCCTTCTGGATGATGTTATCAGCTCAGGAGCTACGATCCGCTGCATCGCCCAGCAAATGGTTCAGATGGGCATCGGGCTAGTTGGTGTACAGGCGATCCTGGCCAAAGGCGGGCATTACAAACAATTGGAAACCGACATTGGCGTACCCGTACGATTCTTATCCAAAGTGTAGCATTAAACAAACCTAGAGAGGGTGTCACCCAATGGCTTACTATTATGATCAGCCGTCCAGAACGTTCAGCGAGTTCCTGCTGGTACCCAATCTGACGACCAAAGAATGCATTCCGGGAAATGTAGATCTTCGAACACCGGTGACCAAATTCCGCAAGGGAGAAACACCCGCATTAACCATGAATTTGCCTGTAACTTCTGCCGTGATGCAGGCCGTATCCGACCACAACATGGCCATTGCCCTGGCCAAAAGCGGCGGCATCTCCTTCATCTATGGCTCCCAATCAGTGGAACAGCAGGTGGAAATGGTCCGCAGAGTCAAAAAGTTCAAAGCCGGCTTCGTGCTCAGCGACTCCAATCTGCGCCCGGAGGATACGCTGAAGGATGTGCTGGAGCTCAAAGCGCGCAGCGGCCATTCCACCATCGCCATTACCGGCAACGGGACGCCCACAGGTAAACTGGCGGGCATAGTCACCAGCCGCGATTACCGGGAGAACCGCCTTGCGCCGGACTGCAAGATTACCGAATTTATGACCCCCCTGTCTTCGCTGATCTATGCCCAGGAAGGCATTACCCTGACCGAAGCCAACGATATGATCTGGGACCACAAGCTGAACTGTCTGCCGATTGTGAACAGCAGCGGTAATCTGGTGCACCTCGTCTTCCGCAAGGATTATGACAGCCACCAGGAGTACCCGCTGGAGCTTCATGACAGCAACAAGCAGCTGATCGTCGGCGCAGGCATCAATTCCAGAGATTATAAGGAACGCGTTCCGGCGCTTGTGGAAGCAGGGGCGGATGTACTCTGCATCGATTCTTCGGACGGGTATTCCGAATGGCAGGCGGAAACGATACACTATATTAAGGAAACGTTTGGGGATAATGTAAAGGTTGGAGCAGGCAATGTCGTGGATAAGGAAGGCTTCCTCTACCTGGTCGAAGCAGGGGCGGACTTCATCAAGGTCGGCATCGGCGGCGGCTCCATCTGCATTACCCGTGAGCAAAAGGGCATCGGCCGGGGCCAGGCCTCCTCGGTCATCGAAGTTGCCGCAGCCCGCCAGGAATATTACGAACAGACGGGCATTTACGTCCCGATCTGCTCCGACGGCGGCATCGTACATGACTACCATATCGTGCTTGCTCTCGCGATGGGAGCTGACTTCGTCATGCTGGGCCGCTATTTCGCCCGCTTCGACGAGAGTCCGGGCCGCAAGCTGCTGGTCGGCGGCAACTTCGTCAAGGAATATTGGGGTGAAGGCTCCAGCCGGGCCCGCAACTGGCAGCGGTACGACTTCGGCAACGCCGACAAGGAGAGCAAGCTGGAGTTCGAGGAAGGCGTAGATTCCTTCATTCCATACGCCGGACGCCTCAAAGACAACCTGGATCTCAGCATCAGCAAAATCAAATCCACGATGTGCAACTGCGGTGCCCTGACCATCCCGCAGCTGCAGCAGCATGCCAAAATCACCCTGGTCTCCTCCACCACCATTTACGAAGGAGGGGCACATGATGTTATGCTGAAGGAGCAGGACAGATCATCCTCCTGAGCATTAAATGCAGGCTGCTGGATATGCGGGCTTGCTTTTCTCAGAGATGAAACAGACAGAGTAAGGAGCGCAAAAGCGATGACAGAATTACAGAATGTGCTTGTTCATAAGGAAGCTTTGCAGCAGAGAGTCCGGGAGCTGGGCACGGACATTTCCCGTGATTACGCGGGCAAAGACTTGGTCCTCATCGGCATCCTTAAGGGAGCGGCCGTATTCATGGCCGACCTGATGCGTGAAATCAGCTTCCCCGTAGGCATTGATTTCATGGCCGTCTCCAGCTACGGCACAGCCGCCACCACTTCAGGTGCGGTCATTATCAAAAAAGACATCGATACCGATATCCGCGGCCGCCATGTCCTGCTTGTTGAGGATCTGATCGACACCGGTCTGACGCTGAAGCATCTGAAAGAGCATTTCCTGAATAGCGGCGCGCTCAGTGTACGCATCTGCACCATACTCAACAAGCCTTCCCGCCGCCTCGCCGACGTAGAAGTTGAATATTCAGGCATCGAAATTCCCGACGAATTTGTCGTCGGATATGGCCTGGACTATGCGGAGCAATACCGGAACCTGCCGGAGGTGTGGGTGGTAAAGACGGGGGAAGAATGAGGTTATTAGCAAAAAGATATAAAAAGGGCCACGTGGAGTATACTTACACTCACATGTGGCCTTTTTTTAGATTCCACGGTACAGGAGAGGCTTCTCGGCTTTTCAGTCAAACTATAATTTCCTGGATATTCAGACTGCGTTCTTTAGACAAATCTATAAATGCCTCTTTCACTTTCACCAGGGGCCTGAAAAAATCCATAGGATTGTTCAATATAATTTCTCCTATGTCTCCATTGCTAAGCAGTACCTTCTTCCCGATCATATTAGGGAGGATATTATGTATTAGCGCTTGCACGGGCTTCTCGTTCAGTTTACCGAACCCAAGCTCATAAATTTCTTGCAGAACTATTGAGAAGTTTCGCCTTGGCTGTTCTGCGGAAACAAATGTCTTGCTGATGAATTCATTCGCCACAGCAACAATCTGGGCATAAGGATGGATTTTATCCTTTTGCAATCCGAGCGGATAGCCTGTTCCGTCCTCCCGTTCGTGATGCTGCAGCGCTACCAATGCAGTTGTATTATCCTTCAGCGATTTGCAGATAATCTGGTAACCTGCCGCAGTATGCTTCTGAAGCTCCTTTTCTTCCTCATCATTTAATTGGCCGACCCGGTTACGGATCGATAACCGAACGCGGCTCTTCCCGATATCGTGGAGGTAGCCTGCCTTGCTGATTTCAAACCGTTCGCTCTTCGGATAGCCTAGCCACTCAGCAATATAGTAAGACAACAAACCTACCTGCAAAGAGTGATTGTAAATGGTCTCATCTTCTTTTTGGAAACTGAACAGAAGGGTAAGCACGTCTTTTTGCTCATCCAGCTGTTCCAGCAAAGGCATCAGCGTCCATTCCATTTTCGACCGGTCAAACTCTCCCGAGATCACAGCCTCCAAAAAAAAGGCTT
This genomic window contains:
- a CDS encoding IMP dehydrogenase, which encodes MAYYYDQPSRTFSEFLLVPNLTTKECIPGNVDLRTPVTKFRKGETPALTMNLPVTSAVMQAVSDHNMAIALAKSGGISFIYGSQSVEQQVEMVRRVKKFKAGFVLSDSNLRPEDTLKDVLELKARSGHSTIAITGNGTPTGKLAGIVTSRDYRENRLAPDCKITEFMTPLSSLIYAQEGITLTEANDMIWDHKLNCLPIVNSSGNLVHLVFRKDYDSHQEYPLELHDSNKQLIVGAGINSRDYKERVPALVEAGADVLCIDSSDGYSEWQAETIHYIKETFGDNVKVGAGNVVDKEGFLYLVEAGADFIKVGIGGGSICITREQKGIGRGQASSVIEVAAARQEYYEQTGIYVPICSDGGIVHDYHIVLALAMGADFVMLGRYFARFDESPGRKLLVGGNFVKEYWGEGSSRARNWQRYDFGNADKESKLEFEEGVDSFIPYAGRLKDNLDLSISKIKSTMCNCGALTIPQLQQHAKITLVSSTTIYEGGAHDVMLKEQDRSSS
- a CDS encoding HD-GYP domain-containing protein, with translation MRIHIKKLKIGDVLKNDIFNRQGLHVLAKKTKIRLEDIELLNKHSIKFVDVEGNVEDRIAREVFNGTERPLRVKPNYDKSLREYQAFFLEAVISGEFDRSKMEWTLMPLLEQLDEQKDVLTLLFSFQKEDETIYNHSLQVGLLSYYIAEWLGYPKSERFEISKAGYLHDIGKSRVRLSIRNRVGQLNDEEEKELQKHTAAGYQIICKSLKDNTTALVALQHHEREDGTGYPLGLQKDKIHPYAQIVAVANEFISKTFVSAEQPRRNFSIVLQEIYELGFGKLNEKPVQALIHNILPNMIGKKVLLSNGDIGEIILNNPMDFFRPLVKVKEAFIDLSKERSLNIQEIIV
- the hpt gene encoding hypoxanthine phosphoribosyltransferase translates to MTELQNVLVHKEALQQRVRELGTDISRDYAGKDLVLIGILKGAAVFMADLMREISFPVGIDFMAVSSYGTAATTSGAVIIKKDIDTDIRGRHVLLVEDLIDTGLTLKHLKEHFLNSGALSVRICTILNKPSRRLADVEVEYSGIEIPDEFVVGYGLDYAEQYRNLPEVWVVKTGEE
- a CDS encoding phosphoribosyltransferase, which translates into the protein MSAFYARLSESISKAKNVRIYKNKDTAYDFKLYPFGERGTYIDPGLISEITDSLAESITAQFPAFDYIVSPEPGGHTWGMLAAYKLRKPMNILRLSTELYDNYEVSIKRETAYNENYIYFDGFTAGDRVLLLDDVISSGATIRCIAQQMVQMGIGLVGVQAILAKGGHYKQLETDIGVPVRFLSKV